From Bordetella flabilis, the proteins below share one genomic window:
- the ccsB gene encoding c-type cytochrome biogenesis protein CcsB, with amino-acid sequence MSQSALSSSSHDTLWEQDIAESGDARIRRGRPDWTDAVFFLLLAAGAGYALTRFAGSMDYYEKLILGGAVVVLTWLGWLWRPLRRLMIAVALAAGLAVMLYGQDLARAEQVFFLKYLLSSQSAILWMSALFVLATACYWLGLFSPTAAWLGTALTWAAVFAGVTGMLVRWRESHMMGPDLGHIPVSNLYEVFVLFSLITALFYLYYERRYATRALGGFVLLIISSAVMFLLWYAFTRDAAQIQPLVPALKSWWMKLHVPANFIGYGTFSLAAMVGFAYLVKEHGETTSWRKLTPLFVLGVLLCAEPMVFRTGGLSAAWMLYFGVGAVIVGAILLGRRRVAAALPPLAVLDDIMYRAISIGFAFFTVATILGALWAADAWGAYWQWDPKETWALIVWLNYAAWLHMRLIKGLRGAMAAYWALVGLLVTGFAFLGVNMFLSGLHSYGQL; translated from the coding sequence ATGTCCCAATCCGCACTATCCTCCTCGTCGCACGATACGCTCTGGGAGCAGGACATCGCCGAAAGCGGCGACGCGCGTATCCGGCGCGGCCGCCCCGACTGGACGGACGCGGTGTTCTTCCTGCTGCTGGCCGCGGGCGCCGGCTACGCGCTGACTCGCTTCGCCGGGTCCATGGACTATTACGAGAAGCTGATCCTGGGCGGCGCCGTGGTGGTGTTGACGTGGCTGGGGTGGCTGTGGCGCCCGCTGCGCCGGTTGATGATTGCCGTGGCGCTGGCCGCCGGCCTGGCCGTAATGCTGTACGGGCAGGACCTGGCGCGCGCCGAGCAGGTGTTTTTCCTGAAGTACCTGCTGTCGTCGCAGTCGGCCATTCTGTGGATGTCCGCGCTGTTCGTCCTGGCGACGGCCTGTTATTGGCTGGGCCTGTTCAGCCCGACGGCGGCCTGGCTGGGTACGGCGCTGACCTGGGCCGCGGTCTTCGCCGGCGTGACCGGCATGCTGGTGCGGTGGCGCGAAAGCCACATGATGGGCCCCGACCTGGGCCATATCCCGGTCAGCAACCTGTACGAAGTCTTCGTGCTGTTCTCGCTGATCACCGCCCTGTTCTACCTGTACTACGAGCGCCGCTACGCCACGCGCGCGCTAGGCGGCTTCGTCCTGCTGATCATCTCGTCCGCCGTGATGTTCCTGCTGTGGTACGCCTTCACCCGCGACGCCGCGCAGATCCAGCCGCTGGTGCCGGCGCTGAAAAGCTGGTGGATGAAGCTGCACGTGCCGGCCAATTTCATTGGATACGGCACCTTTTCGCTGGCGGCCATGGTCGGCTTCGCCTACCTGGTGAAGGAGCACGGCGAAACCACGTCCTGGCGAAAATTGACGCCGCTGTTCGTGCTGGGCGTGCTGCTCTGCGCGGAGCCCATGGTGTTCCGTACGGGCGGCCTGTCGGCGGCCTGGATGCTGTACTTCGGCGTGGGCGCCGTCATCGTCGGCGCCATTCTGCTGGGCCGGCGCCGGGTCGCCGCCGCGCTGCCGCCGCTGGCCGTGCTGGACGACATCATGTACCGCGCGATTTCCATCGGCTTCGCGTTTTTCACGGTCGCGACGATACTGGGCGCGCTGTGGGCGGCCGACGCCTGGGGCGCCTACTGGCAGTGGGACCCCAAGGAGACCTGGGCCCTGATCGTCTGGCTGAACTATGCCGCCTGGCTGCACATGCGGCTGATCAAGGGCCTGCGCGGCGCCATGGCGGCTTACTGGGCGCTGGTCGGGCTGCTGGTCACCGGTTTCGCTTTCCTGGGGGTGAACATGTTCCTGTCCGGCCTGCACTCGTACGGACAGCTGTAG
- a CDS encoding c-type cytochrome codes for MKRVLSRMLVVGGLMLGTTAVFPSFAADATAPAAKPDAAKGEQLYTNGDPSRGVLACVSCHGAGGNSTIPANPNIAAQPHEYLAKQLSDFQLKEGAKVPVRSGPEGNPTPMTAIVQQLTPQDMANVALYLSTQQLKEPATAGQKSLVERGERIWRAGLADRQVPACASCHAANGAGIPAQYPRLSGQFPSYIQEQLVLFQNGYRNNSEPMHSIASRMTADDIKAVSDYAAGLR; via the coding sequence ATGAAGCGTGTGCTGTCCCGGATGTTGGTAGTAGGCGGGTTGATGCTGGGTACGACCGCCGTTTTCCCCAGTTTCGCGGCCGATGCAACGGCGCCCGCGGCCAAGCCGGACGCGGCCAAGGGCGAACAGCTCTACACCAATGGCGATCCCTCGCGCGGCGTCCTGGCCTGTGTCAGCTGTCATGGGGCGGGCGGCAATAGCACCATCCCCGCCAATCCGAATATCGCTGCCCAGCCGCACGAATACCTTGCCAAGCAATTGAGCGACTTCCAGCTCAAGGAAGGCGCCAAGGTACCCGTTCGTAGCGGACCGGAAGGCAACCCCACGCCGATGACCGCCATCGTCCAGCAGCTCACGCCGCAGGACATGGCCAACGTCGCGTTGTACCTGTCCACCCAGCAGTTGAAGGAGCCCGCCACCGCCGGGCAGAAATCGCTGGTCGAACGCGGCGAACGTATCTGGCGCGCCGGCCTGGCCGATCGCCAGGTGCCCGCCTGCGCCAGCTGCCACGCCGCCAACGGGGCCGGTATCCCGGCCCAGTATCCGCGCCTGTCGGGCCAGTTTCCTTCGTATATCCAGGAACAACTGGTCCTCTTCCAGAACGGGTATCGCAACAACAGCGAACCCATGCACAGCATTGCCAGTCGCATGACCGCCGACGACATCAAGGCCGTCTCGGACTACGCCGCGGGCTTGCGCTGA
- a CDS encoding cytochrome c biogenesis protein ResB, giving the protein MHPNQPSHRHSLRTLPADAFELMGSMRFAVSLLMFICVASIVGTVLVQNQSSSAYIDQFGPFWYAVFDKFSLWHVYNSWWFLLIMTFLVVSTGVCLTRNAPKMLRDAVSFREYVRVSSLRAFPQRVEFDNAAPAADTAGRVRELLKRQGYALKERQDGDGVLLAAKKGSANRLGYVFAHTAMIVICVGGLLDSEMLVRLQVWLGGKHPIVENMLISEVPPSGRLSMNNPSFRSSMMIPEGGRANNAVVMVGDGALVQPIPFTLTLKKFIVDYYSTGMPSRFASEVEVRDPDTGKTFDQTIEVNEPLRYKGVTVYQSSFDDGGSTVKLLGYPLKGASAQPFSVSGTVGKAAEEGKDVPADVRDLRVDITALRPINVEDLSGGTPQAPRDFAQDVASVAGSAAGKKNEHLRNVGPSVEYRLVDASGQSHEFRNYMLPVVLDGFPVFLAGVRNNAGENYRYLRLPADDDNSVAEFMRVRALLADPQARVEAARRFADKNAAPGTDRQPLQTAAERALQTFSEGGLQAVAGFLQSNAPPSELERAADIVVRLIGATVAELRVMERERAGLAPLPVDGEAGERAAVWSRVAVAALSDLAMYPAPVFYSLADFKQVQASVFQVSRTPGKRIVYLGCLLLILGVFSMFYIRDRRVWVWVAPGPQGQGSTVHAAMTSQRRTLDFHREFERLQAALLRLKQ; this is encoded by the coding sequence ATGCATCCGAACCAGCCGTCCCACCGCCATTCCCTGCGCACCCTGCCCGCCGACGCTTTCGAGCTGATGGGTTCCATGCGCTTTGCCGTCAGCCTGCTGATGTTCATCTGCGTGGCGAGCATCGTCGGGACGGTGTTGGTGCAGAACCAGTCGTCGTCGGCCTATATCGACCAGTTCGGCCCCTTCTGGTACGCCGTCTTCGATAAATTCTCGCTCTGGCACGTCTACAACAGCTGGTGGTTCCTGCTGATCATGACCTTCCTGGTGGTCTCCACCGGGGTATGCCTGACGCGCAACGCGCCGAAGATGCTGCGGGACGCCGTATCGTTCCGCGAATACGTGCGCGTATCCAGCCTGCGCGCCTTTCCGCAACGCGTGGAGTTCGACAACGCCGCGCCGGCCGCCGACACCGCCGGGCGCGTCCGCGAACTGTTGAAGCGGCAAGGCTACGCGCTGAAGGAACGCCAGGACGGCGACGGCGTGCTGCTGGCTGCGAAAAAGGGAAGCGCCAACCGGCTGGGCTATGTGTTCGCGCATACCGCGATGATCGTGATCTGCGTGGGCGGCCTGCTCGATAGCGAGATGCTGGTGCGGCTGCAAGTCTGGCTGGGGGGCAAGCATCCCATCGTGGAGAACATGCTTATAAGCGAGGTTCCCCCCAGCGGCCGGCTTTCGATGAACAACCCCAGCTTCCGGTCCAGCATGATGATCCCGGAAGGGGGGCGCGCCAACAACGCGGTGGTGATGGTAGGCGACGGCGCGCTGGTGCAGCCGATTCCCTTCACCCTGACCCTGAAGAAGTTCATCGTCGACTATTACTCTACCGGCATGCCGAGCCGTTTCGCCAGCGAAGTCGAAGTGCGCGATCCCGACACCGGCAAGACCTTCGACCAGACCATCGAGGTGAACGAGCCGCTGCGCTACAAGGGCGTGACCGTGTACCAGTCCAGCTTCGATGATGGCGGCAGCACGGTCAAGCTGCTGGGCTACCCCTTGAAGGGCGCGAGCGCGCAGCCCTTCAGCGTGTCGGGCACGGTTGGCAAGGCGGCCGAAGAGGGCAAGGACGTGCCGGCGGATGTCCGCGACCTGCGCGTGGACATCACGGCGCTGCGACCCATCAATGTCGAGGACCTTTCCGGCGGCACGCCGCAGGCGCCGCGCGACTTCGCGCAGGACGTGGCCTCGGTGGCGGGCAGCGCGGCAGGCAAGAAGAACGAGCACCTGCGCAATGTGGGACCCAGCGTCGAATACCGCCTGGTCGATGCCAGCGGCCAGTCCCATGAGTTCCGCAACTACATGCTGCCCGTGGTCCTGGACGGCTTCCCGGTGTTCCTGGCCGGGGTGCGCAACAACGCCGGCGAGAACTATCGCTACCTGCGCCTGCCGGCGGACGACGACAACTCCGTGGCCGAATTCATGCGTGTGCGGGCCTTGCTGGCCGACCCGCAGGCCAGGGTGGAAGCCGCGCGCCGTTTCGCCGACAAGAACGCGGCGCCAGGCACCGACCGCCAGCCCCTGCAGACGGCGGCGGAGCGCGCCCTGCAGACGTTTTCGGAAGGCGGCCTGCAGGCCGTGGCCGGTTTCCTGCAAAGCAATGCGCCGCCCTCCGAGCTGGAACGCGCCGCCGATATCGTGGTGCGCCTGATCGGCGCGACGGTTGCCGAACTGCGCGTCATGGAGCGCGAGCGCGCCGGCCTGGCGCCGCTGCCCGTGGACGGCGAGGCCGGCGAACGCGCCGCGGTCTGGTCGCGGGTGGCCGTGGCGGCGCTGTCCGACCTGGCCATGTACCCGGCACCGGTTTTCTATTCGCTGGCGGATTTCAAGCAAGTGCAGGCCAGCGTGTTCCAGGTCAGCCGCACGCCCGGCAAGCGCATTGTCTACCTGGGCTGCCTGCTGCTGATCCTTGGCGTGTTCAGCATGTTCTATATCCGCGACCGGCGAGTGTGGGTGTGGGTCGCGCCGGGGCCGCAGGGCCAGGGCAGTACGGTACACGCGGCCATGACGTCGCAGCGGCGTACACTGGACTTCCATCGTGAATTCGAAAGACTCCAAGCGGCGCTGCTGCGCCTGAAGCAGTGA
- the lysA gene encoding diaminopimelate decarboxylase, with protein MTPSLSGAALPAGHPHFHFQDGALYAEGVPLQLLAERLGTPLYVYSRAALQAAWASYRDAIGSRDILVCYGMKANSNLAVLKEFARLGAGFDIVSGGELQRVLAVGGDPAKIVFSGVGKQAWEIRQALDAGVKCFNVESEAELHLLSDVAVSIGKQANVSLRVNPDVDAGAHPYISTGLKENKFGIAIADALRVYQSAGALPGLRLTGVDCHIGSQITEVAPYLDALDKLLALIDTLKASDIEIEHLDLGGGLGIRYTDETPLAPATLLDQVYARLQARGLDHLKLILEPGRSMVGNAGVLLTTVQFLKHAEARNFAIVDAAMNDLLRPTLYDAWHGVLPVSPRDGVPLEYDVVGPVCESGDWLAKGRALAIERGDVLAVESAGAYGMVMASNYNTRPRAAEVMVDGAQYHVIRQRETVTDLLRGESTLP; from the coding sequence TTTCCATTTCCAGGACGGCGCGCTGTACGCGGAAGGCGTCCCGCTGCAATTGCTGGCCGAACGGCTCGGCACGCCCCTGTACGTCTATTCGCGCGCCGCGCTGCAGGCCGCCTGGGCTTCGTATCGCGACGCCATCGGCAGCCGCGACATCCTGGTGTGCTACGGCATGAAGGCCAATTCCAACCTGGCGGTGCTGAAAGAATTCGCGCGCCTGGGCGCCGGCTTCGACATCGTATCGGGCGGGGAGCTGCAGCGCGTACTGGCCGTGGGCGGTGACCCGGCCAAGATCGTTTTCTCCGGCGTCGGCAAGCAGGCCTGGGAAATACGCCAGGCCCTGGACGCCGGCGTAAAGTGCTTCAACGTGGAATCGGAAGCCGAGCTGCATTTGCTTTCCGACGTGGCGGTGTCCATCGGCAAACAGGCCAATGTGTCGCTGCGCGTCAATCCGGACGTCGACGCGGGCGCGCATCCCTATATTTCCACGGGGTTGAAAGAGAACAAATTCGGCATCGCCATCGCCGATGCGTTGCGGGTGTACCAGTCCGCCGGCGCGCTGCCCGGTCTGCGGCTGACCGGCGTCGATTGCCACATCGGTTCGCAGATCACCGAAGTCGCGCCCTATCTGGACGCGCTGGATAAGTTGCTGGCCCTGATCGACACCCTGAAGGCCAGCGATATCGAGATCGAGCATCTGGACCTGGGCGGCGGGCTGGGCATCCGCTACACCGACGAAACGCCGCTCGCGCCGGCCACCTTGCTCGACCAGGTCTATGCGCGGCTCCAGGCCCGCGGCCTGGACCATCTGAAGCTCATCCTGGAGCCGGGGCGTTCGATGGTCGGCAATGCAGGCGTGCTGCTCACGACGGTGCAGTTCCTGAAGCATGCGGAAGCACGCAACTTCGCCATCGTGGACGCAGCCATGAACGACTTGCTGCGTCCGACCTTGTACGACGCCTGGCATGGGGTTCTGCCCGTCAGCCCGCGTGACGGCGTGCCGCTCGAATACGATGTGGTCGGCCCGGTCTGCGAAAGCGGCGACTGGCTGGCCAAGGGCCGCGCGCTGGCCATCGAGCGCGGTGATGTCCTGGCCGTGGAATCCGCCGGCGCCTACGGCATGGTGATGGCAAGCAACTACAACACCCGTCCACGCGCGGCCGAGGTCATGGTCGACGGCGCCCAGTACCACGTGATCCGCCAGCGCGAAACGGTGACGGACCTGCTGCGCGGGGAATCCACGCTGCCTTGA